The Cloeon dipterum chromosome X, ieCloDipt1.1, whole genome shotgun sequence genome includes a window with the following:
- the LOC135945255 gene encoding uncharacterized protein LOC135945255, translating to MAKSVDSYGSLLINLRTLQNYKKCLLDCSFSTRPKAKLPKKFEPVFKADIYEKSINCNLQLKRLSTECNNSLPIPDLERMGIVHVLFSGYCKRISWYAADKFCRSKGLVLARMDSKVKVDQLLFYIGSLVNANKLPKMSARNPLNIWVGATSASQNNFFWVDTGQPIDADFLSAPFEPDTDQSAKCLYANITSNQNVTWRESSCSSTFSFLCEVPQLCYFEKCKSKLQIKATDKNAKLVGNCISQKCPTCELFYKADDSTGRFFTFNERKFFISVVKRSFDDAVAFCCSLQMSLLAFKSRDEGVEMMSVLKSIGFDLSFRFEMYLYAKDEACNENFVWCDKQRRTIGAEYFWDDNEPNDCTGNEVCVTLAMVKDVPVIRDVACFFKYLFICESQESSNETNTFIKMTARPMYLENKLECREKGRCVFPYKETAPDAKAGIVFKALGRTYFVSKERRDYWNAFNHCCSMGMHLATFDSWEEILAIITNYQDKITFREFQNARMMFISTFYVNSNKETVWCSSDQKMNASALPYGYNEPNNVYPPENVLALFSAATNSYGLGDANSFMPWQYICQSPNN from the exons atggcaaaaagtg ttgacAGTTACGGAAGTCTACTTATCAACCTCAGAACTCttcagaattataaaaaatgcctcCTTGATTGCTCATTCTCCACACGTCCGAAAGCCAAATTGCCTAAGAAGTTTGAGCCCGTCTTCAAAGCagatatttatgaaaaatccaTCAATTGCAATCTTCAA cTCAAGAGATTATCTACTGAGTGTAACAATTctc TTCCAATACCTGACCTGGAAAGGATGGGCATAGTGCATGTTTTGTTTTCTGGATACTGCAAAAGG ATTTCCTGGTACGCCGCCGACAAATTTTGCCGCTCGAAAGGGCTGGTTTTGGCCAGAATGGACTCGAAAGTAAAAGTCGATCAACTTCTTTTTTACATTGGCTCGTTAG tgaaCGCAAATAAGCTGCCAAAAATGAGTGCGAGAAATCCTCTGAATATTTGGGTTGGAGCAACCAGCGcaagtcaaaataatttcttttgggTGGACACTGGCCAACCAATAGACGCCGATTTTTTGTCTGCTCCTTTTGAGCCCGACACTGATCAGTCAGCAAAGTGTCTCTACGCGAATAT CACCTCAAATCAGAATGTAACTTGGCGAGAGTCTAGCTGCAGTTCAACCTTCTCTTTCTTATGTGAAGTGCCCCAATTGTGCTACTTCGAGAAATGCAAATCGAAGTTACAGATAAAGGCAACGGACAAAAATGCCAAGTTGGTGGGCAATTGCATTTCCCAGAAGTGTCCAACGTGTGAA CTATTTTATAAAGCAGATGATTCCACCGGTAGATTCTTCACATTTAATGAAAGAAAGTTCTTCATCAGCGTagtaaaa AGGTCATTTGACGATGCAGTTGCATTTTGCTGCAGTCTTCAGATGAGTCTCCTCGCTTTTAAATCACGAGATGAAGGAGTTGAAATGATgagtgttttaaaatcaattg GTTTTGATTTGAGTTTCAGATTCGAAATGTATCTTTACGCAAAAGATGAAGcatgcaatgaaaattttgtgtggTGCGATAAGCAAAGAAGAACCATTGGGGCAGAGTATTTCTGGGATGATAACGAGCCAAATGATTGCACGGGAAATGAAGTATGCGTTACCCTGGCGATGGTTAAGGATGTTCCAGTCATCAGAGACGTGGCCTGTTTCTTCAAATACCTATTCATTTGCGAA agCCAGGAATCTAGCAATGAGACAAA tacTTTCATCAAAATGACGGCAAGACCAATGTATTTGGAAAACAAATTGGAGTGTAGGGAAAAGGGCCGCTGCGTCTTT cCCTATAAAGAAACTGCACCAGAtg CAAAGGCAGGAATTGTTTTCAAAGCACTTGGAAGAACATATTTTGTTAGTAAAGAAAGG AGAGACTATTGGAATGCGTTTAATCATTGCTGTTCTATGGGAATGCATTTGGCCACTTTCGATTCGTGGGAGGAAATTTTGGCAATCATCACCAACTACCAAgaca AAATTACATTTCGCGAATTCCAGAACGCCAGGATGATGTTCATTTCAACCTTTTACGTCAACAGTAACAAAGAGACGGTTTGGTGTTCTTCAGATCAAAAAATGAACGCGAGCGCCTTACCTTATGGATATAATGAACCAAATAACGTGTATCCTCCAGAAAATGTTCTGGCGCTTTTCTCTGCAGCAACAAACAGCTACGGTTTGGGAGACGCAAACTCGTTTATGCCGTGGCAGTACATTTGTCAATCACCAAATAATTAa
- the LOC135945256 gene encoding uncharacterized protein LOC135945256, with product MFQALDAKREKRKLKTSLSKLKILLKKLRSNVSIGECKSRNLASEGATLGNYFEYVLKKPPNQLSYKQCIAKCLFNRLRPEIPKNYLPVFDADFRKEPINCNLRYTWFAAEKFCRSKGLVLPAFDSKLKITQLLLFVNSLVASSRIMSMTANSPFRVWAGGMSVNDNSYSWTDTGEQIESDIFSAVNTTTGSNQKCIFVEIKGENNTNYTWKKGDCDSTNRFICEVPKLCFFEKCKTKSQMRSLMSKEKFIVKCVPNPCPVCTKLKLIGSIYNELTQSVLEAMEDNIRRFFNLNGLLYFASDETMTMDAAFSYCCKIQMNLWTWKSPTDGSQMVQILQSIGYNTNRTSVFVNARDEKCDENFVWCDKQKRAFGAEYGWIEDEPTDIFGNEVCVKFVILDGRPAGFSDERCNVKQYFICESQEPTDLVNTYQKVQKDPPVFQLKIECKEKSRCVKKAYWDAFEHCCSMGMHMATIDTREELVNVESMHYRNLTFKEFINQRIMLISSFYTTKNGSFWCSNDRPIDLNSIPMCLNEPDNAFPPETVLCYFNLRSDICLGDFNTLTPWHYVCQSP from the exons ATGTTTCAGGCTCTGGATgctaaaagagagaaaagaaaactcaaaACATCCCTTTCAAAGcttaaaatacttttgaaaAAACTGCGTAGCAACGTGAGCATAGGAGAGTGCAAAAGCAGGAATCTCGCTTCAGAAGGAGCAACTCTag ggAACTACTttgaatatgttttaaaaaagccaCCGAACCAACTAAGCTACAAGCAGTGTATTGCCAAATGTCTTTTTAATAGGCTACGACCTGAAATCCCGAAAAATTATCTGCCTGTTTTCGATGCAGACTTCCGAAAAGAgccaataaattgtaatttacgG TATACATGGTTTGCAGCAGAAAAATTCTGCAGATCAAAAGGTCTCGTTCTACCTGCGTTCGATTCCAAACTGAAAATAActcagctgctgctgtttgtCAACTCACTTG ttgctTCAAGTCGAATCATGAGCATGACAGCAAATTCCCCTTTCCGCGTTTGGGCAGGAGGGATGAGTGTCAACGACAACAGCTACTCTTGGACTGACACTGGCGAGCAGATTGAAAGTGACATTTTTTCAGCTGTGAATACAACTACTGGAAGCAAccagaaatgcatttttgttgaaatcaaAGG CGAGAATAACACAAATTATACGTGGAAAAAAGGAGACTGTGATTCCACCAACAGGTTCATTTGTGAGGTTCcaaaattgtgcttttttgaaaaatgcaagaCTAAATCTCAAATGAGGTCACTCATGAGCAAGGAGAAGTTTATTGTGAAGTGCGTACCTAATCCCTGTCCGGTTTGCACAAAA ttgaaattgaTTGGTTCCATTTACAATGAGCTTACTCAAAGTGTTTTAGAAGCCATGGAGGACAATAtaagaagattttttaatttaaatggattGCTTTACTTTGCAAGTGATGAAACT ATGACCATGGACGCTGCCTTTTCTTATTgctgcaaaattcaaatgaatttgtgGACTTGGAAATCACCAACGGATGGCTCACAAATGGTCCAAATTCTTCAATCAATAG GATACAACACTAACCGAACATCTGTTTTTGTGAACGCAAGGGATGAGAAATGCGATGAGAATTTCGTCTGGTGTGATAAACAAAAGCGAGCATTTGGTGCGGAATATGGTTGGATTGAGGACGAACCTACTGATATTTTCGGTAATGAGGTTTGCGTCAAATTTGTGATCTTGGACGGTCGACCTGCTGGATTCTCGGACGAACGATGCAATGTTAAGCAATACTTTATTTGTGAG AGCCAGGAACCAACCGACTTAGTGAA CACTTATCAAAAGGTGCAGAAGGATCCACCAGTGTTTCAGTTGAAAATcgaatgcaaagaaaaaagtcGATGTGTTAAG AAAGCGTACTGGGATGCTTTTGAGCACTGCTGCTCCATGGGGATGCACATGGCTACAATTGACACAAGGGAGGAACTGGTGAATGTTGAGAGCATGCACTACAGAA ATTTAACCTTTAAGGAATTTATCAATCAAAGAATAATGCTTATATCATCATTCTACACCACAAAAAATGGTAGTTTTTGGTGTTCGAATGACAGGCCTATTGACTTGAACTCAATACCTATGTGTTTGAACGAGCCAGACAATGCCTTTCCCCCAGAAACTGTGTTGtgttatttcaatttgcgttCAGACATATGTTTGGGAGATTTCAATACTTTGACACCTTGGCACTACGTCTGTCAATCACCGTGA